A window of Phytoactinopolyspora mesophila contains these coding sequences:
- a CDS encoding aminotransferase class V-fold PLP-dependent enzyme, whose protein sequence is MTLTEDPACPVPATPEPLSATTPSSPLLEVVGGDLQVPLVNGEARRYVNLDYAASAPSLRAVADHVTEILPYYASIHRGAGYASQVSTRLYEAARGTVARFAGARDDDVVIFTRNTTDSLGVLAGCLPDNGDVVVLDIEHHANLLPWPPGRTRIVPAASTLATTLDRLSAELASKPAALLAVTGASNVTGEQLPLGRLAHLAHRHGARICVDGAQLAPHRRIDMIASGVDYLAFSGHKIYAPWGAGVLIGARDWLDAGDPYLAGGGAARDVGSSSTVWHQAPARHEGGSPNVIGAVALAKACAVISALPEGALESHEMVLRTRLVDGLAGLPGVQVHRIWPDSASAIGIACFTVAGHPPDLVAAYLSAEHGIGLRHGKFCAHPLVDRLGHPSGALRASFGAGSVGSDVERLLAAVEQLVRYGPQWTYGEVDGRCAPVPDPRPSPVIMNT, encoded by the coding sequence ATGACTCTCACCGAGGATCCAGCCTGTCCCGTACCGGCGACGCCGGAGCCTCTCTCGGCGACGACGCCCAGCTCACCGCTGCTGGAGGTGGTCGGCGGCGACCTGCAGGTGCCGCTGGTCAATGGCGAGGCACGACGCTACGTGAACCTGGACTACGCGGCCAGTGCCCCAAGCCTGCGGGCCGTCGCGGATCACGTGACGGAGATCCTGCCTTACTACGCGAGCATTCACCGCGGCGCCGGTTACGCCTCCCAGGTCTCGACCCGGCTCTACGAAGCGGCTCGTGGCACCGTCGCCCGGTTCGCGGGCGCCCGCGACGACGACGTGGTGATCTTCACCCGCAACACCACTGACTCGCTAGGCGTGCTGGCGGGCTGCCTGCCGGACAATGGCGACGTCGTCGTTCTGGACATCGAGCATCACGCCAACCTGCTGCCCTGGCCACCCGGGCGGACCCGGATCGTTCCCGCGGCCTCAACCCTGGCGACAACTCTTGATCGACTAAGTGCCGAGTTGGCCAGTAAGCCCGCCGCGCTGCTGGCGGTCACCGGAGCGTCGAACGTGACGGGCGAGCAACTGCCGCTCGGCCGGTTGGCTCACCTCGCCCACCGGCACGGTGCACGGATCTGTGTAGACGGTGCCCAACTCGCACCGCATCGCAGGATCGACATGATCGCCTCCGGCGTCGACTACCTCGCGTTCTCCGGGCACAAGATCTACGCCCCTTGGGGTGCAGGAGTGCTGATCGGCGCGCGCGACTGGCTGGATGCCGGTGATCCTTACCTGGCCGGCGGCGGGGCAGCGCGAGACGTGGGGTCGTCGAGCACCGTCTGGCATCAGGCACCGGCAAGGCATGAGGGCGGCTCGCCGAACGTCATCGGCGCAGTCGCCCTGGCCAAGGCATGTGCGGTGATCTCCGCATTGCCCGAAGGCGCGCTGGAGTCGCACGAGATGGTCCTGCGCACACGTTTGGTGGACGGGCTGGCCGGTCTACCCGGCGTTCAGGTGCATCGCATCTGGCCGGACAGCGCTTCAGCTATCGGAATCGCGTGCTTCACGGTGGCCGGACATCCGCCCGATTTGGTTGCGGCCTACCTGTCGGCCGAGCACGGCATCGGGTTGCGGCACGGCAAGTTCTGCGCTCACCCGCTGGTGGACCGGCTCGGGCACCCGTCGGGAGCGTTGCGGGCCAGCTTCGGGGCCGGCTCAGTCGGATCGGATGTCGAGCGGCTGCTGGCCGCTGTCGAGCAGCTTGTGCGCTACGGCCCTCAGTGGACGTACGGCGAAGTCGACGGTCGCTGCGCCCCCGTGCCCGATCCCCGTCCCAGTCCGGTGATCATGAACACGTAG